The Vescimonas coprocola genome includes a window with the following:
- the cysS gene encoding cysteine--tRNA ligase, which produces MYLYNSATHKKEEFRTHTPGHVEMYTCGPTVYHFAHIGNLRSYIMEDVLEKYLRYVGYDVNRVMNITDVGHLTSDADEGEDKMLKGARREHKTVMEIAQFYTDAFFEDCRKLNIKRPDVVQPATGLIDDYIRIISRLLEKGYAYVAGGNVYFDTSKLERYYVFNDHNEEDLAVGVREGVEEDVNKRNKNDFVLWFTKSKFEDQALKWDSPWGVGYPGWHIECSGISMKYNGEYLDLHCGGVDNAFPHHTNEIAQSESYLGHPWCPQWCHVAHLNTSSGKMSKSKGEFLTVSLLEEKGYAPVVYRFFCLQSHYRKSLVFSWENLDNAAVAYGKLIAKIAALPEEDGAVDMAAAAPLQQKFRTAMDNDLNTSMAVTVLYDVLKAKTNGATKRYVLADFDRVLSLDLLENAARKKAEQKQTAPVSGGFQIVSESGETDAQVEALLQARYDAKKAKDFTEADRIRDDLKAMGVEITDIPGGVRWKR; this is translated from the coding sequence ATGTATCTGTATAATTCTGCCACCCATAAGAAGGAGGAGTTCCGGACCCACACGCCGGGCCACGTGGAGATGTATACCTGCGGCCCCACGGTGTATCACTTTGCCCACATCGGCAACCTCCGCAGCTACATCATGGAGGATGTGCTGGAGAAGTACCTGCGCTATGTGGGCTACGATGTGAACCGGGTCATGAACATCACCGACGTGGGCCACCTGACCTCCGATGCCGACGAGGGCGAGGACAAGATGCTCAAGGGCGCCCGCCGGGAGCACAAGACCGTCATGGAGATCGCCCAGTTCTACACCGACGCCTTCTTCGAGGACTGCCGCAAGCTGAACATCAAGCGCCCCGACGTGGTGCAGCCCGCCACGGGGCTCATTGATGACTACATCCGCATCATCTCCCGCCTGCTGGAGAAGGGCTACGCCTATGTGGCCGGCGGCAACGTGTACTTCGACACCAGCAAGCTGGAGCGGTACTATGTGTTCAACGACCACAACGAGGAGGATCTGGCCGTAGGCGTCCGGGAGGGCGTGGAGGAGGACGTGAACAAGCGCAACAAGAACGACTTTGTGCTGTGGTTCACCAAGTCCAAGTTCGAGGATCAGGCCCTGAAGTGGGATTCCCCGTGGGGCGTGGGCTACCCCGGCTGGCACATCGAGTGCTCCGGCATCTCCATGAAGTACAACGGTGAGTATCTGGATCTCCACTGCGGCGGCGTGGACAACGCCTTCCCCCACCATACCAACGAGATCGCCCAGTCGGAGAGCTATCTGGGCCACCCTTGGTGCCCCCAGTGGTGCCATGTGGCCCACCTCAACACCAGCAGCGGCAAGATGAGCAAGTCCAAGGGTGAGTTCCTGACGGTGTCCCTGCTGGAGGAGAAGGGCTATGCACCGGTGGTATACCGGTTCTTCTGCCTTCAGAGCCACTACCGCAAGAGCTTGGTGTTCAGCTGGGAGAATCTGGACAACGCCGCCGTGGCCTATGGCAAGCTCATCGCCAAGATCGCCGCCCTGCCGGAGGAGGACGGTGCGGTGGATATGGCGGCGGCAGCGCCCTTGCAGCAGAAGTTCCGCACGGCCATGGACAACGACCTGAACACCTCCATGGCGGTGACGGTGCTGTATGACGTGCTGAAGGCCAAGACCAACGGGGCCACCAAGCGGTATGTGCTGGCGGACTTCGACCGGGTGCTGAGTCTGGATCTGCTGGAGAATGCCGCCCGGAAAAAGGCAGAGCAGAAGCAGACCGCTCCGGTCTCCGGCGGGTTCCAGATCGTCAGCGAGAGCGGCGAGACGGACGCTCAGGTGGAGGCTCTGCTGCAGGCCCGCTACGACGCCAAGAAGGCCAAGGACTTCACCGAGGCGGACCGCATCCGGGACGATCTGAAGGCCATGGGCGTGGAGATCACGGACATCCCCGGTGGTGTGCGCTGGAAGAGATAA
- a CDS encoding helix-turn-helix domain-containing protein: MYRRIRDLREDADLLQKDLAAYLQCTQVCYSYYESGKRDIPTDVLIRLAKLYQVSTDYLLGLTDRRQPYPAGKSRT, encoded by the coding sequence ATGTATCGAAGGATCCGGGACCTGCGGGAGGACGCCGATCTGCTTCAGAAGGATCTGGCGGCCTATCTGCAATGCACGCAAGTGTGCTACTCCTATTATGAATCGGGGAAACGGGATATCCCCACCGATGTTCTGATCCGGCTGGCCAAGCTCTATCAGGTGAGCACGGACTATCTGCTGGGCCTGACGGACCGGCGTCAACCGTACCCCGCCGGGAAAAGCCGCACTTGA
- a CDS encoding DUF5067 domain-containing protein: protein MKRLFAALLSLVLALLLMGCSSAPANDPTPGQADAPVEDKTDLPAGEQSNDSTGGKEDTNADDTGRDAQNTGEGQVGDYAVKITGVRLGKDYDGADAIILDYDFTNNSDETTSAMESLYFQLFQDGVELDFTIITGDDNYDSDSYMKDIRPGVTLSCQCAYVLGNTTSPVEVEVKSISDSFKSKVLYNVDLSALS, encoded by the coding sequence ATGAAAAGACTATTTGCAGCGCTTTTATCGCTGGTGCTGGCCCTCTTGCTGATGGGCTGCAGCAGCGCCCCGGCCAACGATCCCACACCGGGGCAGGCGGACGCTCCCGTGGAGGACAAGACCGACCTGCCTGCCGGGGAGCAGAGCAATGACAGCACCGGGGGCAAAGAGGACACCAATGCCGACGATACTGGCCGTGATGCACAGAATACCGGCGAGGGGCAAGTGGGCGATTACGCCGTGAAGATCACCGGAGTCCGCTTGGGCAAAGACTACGACGGGGCAGATGCCATCATTCTGGACTATGATTTCACCAACAACTCCGACGAGACCACGTCTGCCATGGAGAGCCTGTATTTTCAGCTGTTTCAGGACGGCGTTGAACTGGATTTCACCATCATAACGGGGGACGATAACTATGATTCAGACAGTTATATGAAGGATATCCGGCCCGGTGTGACCCTGTCGTGCCAGTGTGCATATGTGCTGGGCAACACCACCTCGCCGGTGGAGGTGGAGGTCAAGTCCATATCCGATTCTTTCAAGAGTAAGGTGCTCTACAATGTGGATCTGAGCGCACTGTCCTGA
- the pgsA gene encoding CDP-diacylglycerol--glycerol-3-phosphate 3-phosphatidyltransferase has translation MNTANKLTLARVFMIPLFLVIAYWGFPGSRYVALGVYILACLTDLLDGYVARHYNQVSDFGKFADPLADKCLVMAALCWFVETGDMVGWVLAVVLLREFAVSGMRLIAVEKGRVIAAGWSGKVKTASTMVCICLMLFGIPHWLNLVCQGVILVTTVYSGVEYFAKNWDVFQEKK, from the coding sequence ATGAACACTGCCAACAAGCTGACCCTTGCACGGGTGTTTATGATCCCGCTGTTTCTTGTGATCGCATACTGGGGCTTCCCCGGCAGCCGCTATGTGGCGCTGGGGGTGTACATTCTGGCCTGCCTGACGGACCTGCTGGACGGGTATGTGGCCCGACACTATAATCAGGTGTCGGACTTTGGCAAGTTTGCCGATCCGCTGGCGGATAAGTGTCTGGTGATGGCGGCACTGTGCTGGTTCGTGGAGACCGGCGACATGGTGGGCTGGGTGCTGGCTGTGGTGCTGCTGCGGGAGTTCGCCGTGTCCGGAATGCGGCTCATTGCCGTGGAGAAGGGCCGGGTCATCGCCGCAGGCTGGTCCGGCAAGGTCAAGACTGCCAGCACCATGGTGTGCATCTGCCTGATGCTTTTCGGCATCCCCCACTGGCTGAATTTGGTGTGCCAGGGTGTCATTCTGGTGACCACCGTCTACTCCGGCGTGGAGTACTTCGCCAAAAACTGGGACGTATTTCAGGAGAAGAAGTAA
- the rimO gene encoding 30S ribosomal protein S12 methylthiotransferase RimO: protein MNVSFISLGCDKNRVNTEQMMALCLQAGHTVQEDCSGSDVVVINTCGFIDSAKSEAIDTILAAAELKAAGEVGKILVTGCLSQRYQADILEELPEIDGIMGTGCFGDIVTALEQVVNGQECRHFADINGPVEELPRVLSTPRQYAYLRIAEGCSNRCAYCVIPSLRGNYRSRRMEDILEEARALAEDGVQECIVIAQDITRYGVDLYGERRLPELLRELCRLPFHWVRLHYLYPDNLSDQLIDTIAGEAKICNYLDIPIQHCNDTVLKAMRRRETKAGLEELFRRVRERIPGVVLRTSLITGLPYEDEAAFEELCDFLGEQKLQRVGAFPYSPEEGTPAARMLNRVDTEEAQRRAELVMEIQTQVMDEFNDSRMGDTVEVLCDGYDVQAMSYVGRSYAESPGIDGCIFFTAERDVEPGDFVMVRITGAMDGDLTGEAVEELSEEE from the coding sequence ATGAACGTATCATTTATATCCCTGGGCTGCGACAAAAACCGGGTGAACACCGAGCAGATGATGGCCCTGTGCCTGCAGGCCGGACATACCGTGCAGGAGGATTGCTCCGGCAGCGACGTGGTGGTCATCAACACCTGCGGCTTCATCGACAGCGCCAAGAGCGAGGCCATCGATACCATTCTGGCGGCGGCGGAGCTGAAGGCCGCCGGTGAGGTGGGCAAAATTCTGGTAACGGGCTGTCTCAGCCAGCGGTATCAGGCGGACATTCTGGAGGAGCTGCCGGAGATCGACGGCATCATGGGGACCGGCTGCTTCGGTGACATCGTCACGGCGCTGGAGCAGGTGGTGAACGGTCAGGAGTGCCGCCATTTTGCCGACATCAACGGCCCCGTGGAGGAGCTGCCCCGTGTGTTGTCCACCCCCCGGCAGTACGCCTATCTCCGCATTGCTGAGGGGTGCAGCAACCGCTGCGCCTACTGCGTGATCCCCTCCCTGCGGGGAAACTACCGCAGCCGCCGGATGGAGGACATTCTGGAGGAGGCCCGTGCGCTGGCGGAGGACGGGGTGCAGGAGTGCATCGTCATCGCTCAGGATATCACCCGCTACGGCGTGGATCTGTACGGAGAGCGGCGGCTTCCGGAGCTGCTGCGGGAGCTGTGCAGGCTTCCCTTCCACTGGGTGCGGCTCCACTATCTCTACCCAGACAATCTCTCCGACCAGCTCATTGACACCATCGCCGGGGAGGCAAAGATCTGCAACTATCTGGATATCCCTATCCAGCACTGCAACGACACCGTTCTCAAGGCCATGCGCCGCCGGGAGACCAAGGCCGGGCTGGAGGAGCTGTTCCGCCGGGTGCGGGAGCGCATCCCCGGCGTGGTGCTGCGGACCAGCCTCATCACGGGACTGCCCTATGAGGACGAGGCGGCCTTCGAGGAGCTGTGCGACTTTTTGGGCGAGCAGAAGCTCCAGCGGGTGGGGGCCTTCCCCTACTCTCCGGAGGAGGGAACTCCGGCGGCCAGAATGCTGAACCGGGTGGACACCGAGGAGGCCCAGCGCCGGGCGGAGCTGGTAATGGAGATTCAAACACAGGTCATGGACGAGTTCAACGACAGCCGCATGGGCGACACCGTGGAGGTGCTGTGCGACGGCTATGACGTTCAGGCCATGAGCTATGTGGGCCGCAGCTACGCCGAGAGCCCCGGCATCGACGGGTGCATCTTCTTTACGGCGGAGCGGGATGTGGAGCCCGGAGACTTTGTCATGGTGCGTATCACCGGCGCCATGGACGGCGACCTCACCGGCGAAGCGGTAGAGGAACTTTCTGAGGAGGAATAA
- a CDS encoding regulatory protein RecX, whose translation MRIDRIEPSRRKKDRVLVFLEGGDLLRVTEQELLVFGLRPGLELPEQLLAQVEQSAKRSEMKARGARLTGSRMLSKKQVMEHLTRKGGDRELAEDTAQWLEELGAVDESAYAAAIARHYAAMGYGPGRVRQELQRRGIPQELWDDALALLPEGEEAIERFIRSKCKGKPLDRETQRKLAAALQRRGFSWQDIRPVLNRLGEEMAEE comes from the coding sequence ATGCGGATTGATCGCATCGAGCCCTCCCGCCGCAAGAAGGATCGGGTACTGGTGTTTCTGGAGGGGGGCGACCTGCTGCGGGTGACGGAGCAGGAGCTGCTGGTCTTCGGGCTGCGGCCCGGTCTGGAGCTGCCGGAGCAGCTGTTGGCGCAGGTGGAGCAGTCCGCCAAGCGGTCGGAGATGAAGGCCCGTGGCGCCCGACTCACCGGCAGCCGAATGCTGTCGAAAAAGCAGGTGATGGAGCACCTGACCCGCAAGGGCGGCGACCGGGAGCTGGCGGAGGATACAGCCCAGTGGCTGGAGGAGTTGGGGGCCGTGGACGAGTCGGCCTACGCCGCCGCCATTGCCCGGCACTATGCCGCCATGGGCTACGGCCCCGGCCGGGTGCGGCAGGAGCTGCAGCGCCGGGGCATCCCGCAGGAGCTGTGGGACGATGCGCTGGCCCTGCTGCCGGAGGGCGAAGAGGCCATCGAGCGCTTTATCCGCAGCAAGTGTAAAGGGAAGCCCCTTGATCGAGAGACGCAGCGCAAGCTGGCTGCCGCTCTCCAGCGGCGGGGCTTTTCCTGGCAGGATATCCGTCCGGTGCTGAACCGTCTAGGCGAGGAAATGGCGGAGGAATAG
- the recA gene encoding recombinase RecA: MAAKKDSSIAAPVVSDKKKALETAMQQIEKTYGKGSIMRYGDNVQPNVEAIPTGSLALDLALGIGGVPRGRIIEIYGPESSGKTTLALHVLAQAQKMGGEVAFVDAEHALDPTYARALGVKIEDMLISQPDTGEQALEITEALVRSGAIDVVVVDSVAALVPRAEIEGEMGDSFVGLHARLMSQALRKLTGIIAKTNTVVIFINQLREKVGVMYGNPEVTTGGRALKFYASVRIDVRRIETLKSGGEMIGNRTRAKVVKNKVAPPFREAEFDIMYGEGISKLGEMLDLGVKLDLVQKSGSWFNMGEVRLGQGRDAAKQYLRDHPDEADALEANIRRDFHKLMSNQSKVAARAAGRAVDVSADDFDDAD; encoded by the coding sequence ATGGCAGCGAAGAAAGACAGCTCGATAGCTGCTCCCGTGGTCTCCGACAAGAAAAAGGCGCTGGAGACCGCCATGCAGCAAATCGAAAAAACCTACGGCAAGGGCTCTATCATGCGCTACGGCGACAATGTGCAGCCCAATGTGGAGGCTATCCCCACCGGCTCTCTGGCGCTGGATCTGGCGCTGGGCATCGGCGGCGTACCCCGTGGCCGCATCATCGAGATCTATGGGCCTGAGTCCTCCGGTAAGACCACGCTGGCTCTGCACGTTCTGGCGCAGGCCCAGAAAATGGGCGGCGAGGTGGCCTTCGTGGATGCCGAGCACGCTCTGGATCCCACCTATGCCCGTGCGCTGGGGGTGAAGATCGAGGATATGCTCATCTCCCAGCCGGACACCGGTGAGCAGGCGCTGGAGATCACCGAGGCGCTGGTGCGCTCCGGGGCCATCGACGTGGTGGTGGTGGACTCCGTGGCCGCTCTGGTCCCCCGTGCCGAGATCGAGGGTGAGATGGGTGACAGCTTCGTGGGGCTCCATGCCCGGCTCATGAGTCAGGCGCTGCGGAAGCTGACGGGCATCATCGCCAAGACCAATACCGTGGTCATCTTCATCAACCAGCTGCGGGAAAAGGTGGGCGTTATGTACGGCAACCCGGAGGTCACCACCGGCGGTCGGGCGCTGAAGTTCTACGCCTCCGTCCGCATCGATGTACGCCGCATCGAGACGCTGAAGTCCGGCGGCGAGATGATCGGCAACCGCACCCGTGCCAAGGTGGTCAAGAACAAGGTGGCGCCCCCCTTCCGGGAAGCGGAGTTCGACATCATGTACGGCGAGGGCATCAGCAAGCTGGGCGAGATGCTGGATCTGGGCGTGAAGCTGGATCTGGTACAGAAGAGCGGCTCCTGGTTCAACATGGGCGAGGTGCGCCTGGGGCAAGGCCGTGATGCCGCCAAGCAGTATCTGCGGGATCATCCCGACGAGGCCGATGCACTGGAGGCCAACATCCGCCGGGACTTCCACAAGCTGATGAGCAATCAGTCCAAGGTGGCGGCACGGGCCGCAGGCCGTGCGGTGGATGTATCCGCCGACGACTTCGACGATGCGGATTGA
- the prmC gene encoding peptide chain release factor N(5)-glutamine methyltransferase produces the protein MATTYNNLYMDIRQTLRRAGIEAATLEARELMCFASGKTRSQLVQDGQLYVPPAIEERAKDLVRRHLAGEPVAYLIGEWEFYGLPLDISESVLIPRPDTETLVDHVVAWLRPLPECRVLDLCAGSGCIGLAIASQVPGARVVLGELDEGALRICRQNIRRNSLSGQVVSLKMDALSDPPPRLGDFDCLVCNPPYIPSGDIAGLDVSVRDYEPHLALDGGTDGLDFYRSVCRRWRDVLHTGSRLAFEVGIGQADDVLRLMRGEGFGELEILPDPAGIPRVVTGLRYREVYADA, from the coding sequence ATGGCGACTACTTACAACAATTTGTATATGGATATCCGGCAGACTCTCCGCCGGGCGGGCATCGAGGCCGCCACGCTGGAGGCCCGTGAGCTGATGTGCTTCGCCTCCGGCAAGACCCGCAGCCAGCTGGTGCAGGATGGGCAGTTGTATGTCCCTCCGGCCATCGAGGAGCGGGCGAAGGATCTGGTGCGCCGCCATCTGGCAGGGGAGCCGGTGGCCTACCTCATCGGGGAGTGGGAGTTCTACGGGCTGCCGCTGGACATCTCCGAAAGCGTGCTGATCCCCCGTCCGGACACGGAGACGCTGGTGGACCACGTGGTAGCGTGGCTGCGGCCCCTGCCGGAGTGCCGGGTGCTGGATCTGTGTGCCGGCTCCGGCTGCATCGGTCTGGCCATCGCCAGTCAGGTCCCCGGCGCACGGGTGGTGCTGGGGGAGCTGGACGAGGGGGCCTTGCGGATCTGCCGCCAGAATATCCGCCGCAACAGTCTCAGCGGACAGGTGGTGTCCTTAAAGATGGACGCTCTGTCCGATCCGCCTCCCCGGCTGGGGGATTTTGACTGTCTGGTGTGCAACCCCCCCTACATTCCCTCCGGGGACATCGCCGGACTGGACGTCTCCGTCCGGGACTATGAGCCCCATCTGGCGCTGGACGGCGGGACCGACGGGCTGGACTTCTACCGCAGCGTCTGCCGCCGCTGGCGGGACGTGCTGCACACCGGAAGCCGCCTGGCCTTCGAGGTGGGCATCGGGCAGGCCGACGACGTGCTGCGGCTCATGCGAGGCGAGGGCTTCGGTGAGCTGGAGATCCTGCCGGATCCGGCGGGCATCCCCCGTGTGGTGACGGGCCTGCGCTATCGGGAGGTCTATGCCGACGCCTGA
- a CDS encoding DUF1385 domain-containing protein yields the protein MEHKPGTFRTSIGGQALIEGILMRGPEKQAIVVRSPEGLVTKVEELTLIKDKYPILGLPILRGAVTFLDSMIRGVKALMFSADYFPDDEAAQPSKLDLWLEKHVPAEKLQNVLVWVSVLLSLGMTLVLFMLLPTFVAGLFHAQNAALHNLIEGVIKVAIFLAYLILCSKQKDVRRVFCYHGAEHKTIFCYEAGLPLTVENARIQPKHHPRCGTSFLFVVIIVSILCSSIVFSYVNWQNIWVRIGMHLLLLIPVVGITYEFNRLVGRHDNALTRVLSAPGMWLQNFTVNEPDDSMLEVAIEALKLVLPEEKNKDRW from the coding sequence ATGGAACACAAACCCGGTACATTCCGCACCTCCATCGGCGGACAGGCCCTCATCGAGGGCATCCTCATGCGTGGCCCGGAGAAGCAGGCCATTGTGGTGCGCTCCCCGGAGGGCCTTGTGACCAAGGTGGAGGAGCTGACACTTATCAAGGACAAATACCCCATTCTGGGCCTTCCCATTCTGCGGGGGGCCGTGACCTTTCTGGACTCCATGATCCGGGGCGTCAAGGCCCTGATGTTCTCGGCGGACTACTTCCCCGACGACGAGGCCGCCCAGCCCTCCAAGCTGGACCTGTGGCTGGAAAAGCACGTTCCGGCAGAAAAGCTCCAGAACGTGCTGGTATGGGTGTCGGTGCTGCTGTCGCTGGGTATGACGCTGGTGCTGTTCATGCTGCTGCCCACCTTCGTGGCCGGGCTGTTCCACGCACAGAACGCCGCCCTCCACAATCTCATTGAGGGCGTCATCAAGGTGGCTATCTTTCTGGCCTATCTGATCCTCTGCTCCAAGCAGAAGGATGTGCGCCGGGTATTCTGCTACCACGGTGCCGAACACAAGACCATTTTCTGCTATGAGGCGGGCCTGCCCCTGACGGTGGAAAACGCCCGCATCCAGCCCAAGCATCATCCCCGCTGCGGCACCAGCTTCCTCTTTGTGGTCATCATCGTGTCCATCCTGTGCAGCAGCATCGTTTTCAGCTACGTCAACTGGCAGAACATCTGGGTCCGTATCGGGATGCATCTGCTGCTGCTGATCCCGGTGGTGGGCATCACCTATGAATTCAACCGGCTGGTGGGGCGGCACGACAACGCCCTCACACGGGTGCTGTCTGCCCCCGGTATGTGGCTCCAGAATTTCACCGTCAACGAGCCGGACGACTCCATGCTGGAGGTGGCCATTGAGGCCTTGAAGCTGGTGCTGCCGGAGGAGAAGAACAAGGATCGCTGGTGA